The following coding sequences are from one Streptosporangiales bacterium window:
- a CDS encoding MarP family serine protease codes for MSGDLLDLVLGFLAVVFAVSGFRQGVVAGFLSLLGFFGGGVLGAQVSPAVSSALAEPGTGQSMVAVACVFVAAALGQLLASAIGYALRERIRWQSARAVDSACGSLLSVVALLLVAWLVGTAVVQAPFPTLSHQVKHSAILRMVDGIIPDVARSWFSEFRRAVGQSAFPQVFGGLGPDRTVEVSPPDPEVADNPGVKRALRSVVKVEGVAPQCSRTIDGSGFIYAPQHVMTNAHVVAGVRGGPEVMVGGESHRARVVLFDERRDVAVLYVPGLRRASLPFDGEARQGGNAVVAGHPGGGPLTVGGARIRSKENARGPDIYQHTETIREVYSIRATVRPGNSGGPLLTPSGQVYGVVFAAAVDDPQTGYVLTADEVSSSARRARNATEPVSTKTCD; via the coding sequence GTGAGCGGTGACCTCCTCGACCTGGTGCTGGGCTTCCTCGCCGTGGTCTTCGCCGTCTCCGGGTTCCGGCAGGGAGTGGTCGCGGGCTTCCTCAGCCTCCTCGGGTTCTTCGGCGGCGGCGTCCTGGGCGCGCAGGTCTCGCCCGCCGTGTCGTCCGCACTCGCCGAACCAGGCACCGGCCAGTCCATGGTGGCCGTCGCCTGCGTGTTCGTCGCGGCGGCGCTCGGTCAGCTCCTCGCGTCCGCGATCGGCTACGCCCTGCGCGAGCGCATCCGCTGGCAGTCCGCCCGCGCCGTCGACTCCGCCTGCGGTTCGCTGCTCTCGGTGGTCGCGTTGCTGCTCGTGGCCTGGCTGGTCGGCACGGCCGTGGTGCAGGCGCCGTTCCCGACCCTCTCCCACCAGGTCAAGCACTCCGCGATCCTGCGCATGGTCGACGGGATCATCCCCGACGTCGCGCGCAGCTGGTTCAGCGAGTTCCGCCGCGCGGTCGGGCAGTCCGCGTTCCCGCAGGTGTTCGGCGGGCTCGGGCCCGACCGGACGGTCGAGGTGAGCCCGCCCGACCCGGAGGTGGCCGACAACCCGGGCGTGAAGCGCGCGCTCCGCAGCGTCGTCAAGGTCGAGGGCGTGGCGCCGCAGTGCTCGCGCACGATCGACGGCTCTGGGTTCATCTACGCGCCGCAGCATGTGATGACCAACGCGCACGTCGTCGCCGGCGTCCGCGGCGGACCAGAGGTGATGGTCGGCGGCGAGTCGCACCGCGCCAGGGTCGTGCTCTTCGACGAGCGCCGCGACGTCGCCGTCCTGTACGTCCCCGGCCTCCGCCGCGCGTCGCTGCCGTTCGACGGCGAGGCACGCCAGGGTGGCAACGCCGTCGTCGCCGGGCACCCGGGCGGCGGTCCGCTGACCGTCGGCGGCGCGCGCATCAGGTCGAAGGAGAACGCGCGCGGCCCCGACATCTACCAGCACACCGAGACGATCCGCGAGGTGTACTCCATCCGCGCGACCGTCCGGCCCGGCAACTCGGGCGGGCCGCTGCTCACGCCGAGCGGCCAGGTCTACGGCGTGGTGTTCGCGGCCGCCGTCGACGACCCGCAGACCGGCTACGTGCTGACGGCCGACGAGGTGAGCTCGTCCGCCCGCAGGGCCCGCAACGCGACGGAGCCGGTCAGCACCAAGACCTGCGACTGA
- a CDS encoding alpha/beta fold hydrolase, translating into MAGTPDERSVLVPGPWRHRTVSANGTRFHLAEAGDGPLVVLLHGFPEFWWTWRHQLPAFAAAGYRVAAPDLRGYGASDKPPRGYDLPTLADDMSGLVRALGEANAVFVGHGWGGLGAWTAAALHAKVVNRLVAVAAPHPLRFKAAVSRVPHSVRAVRHELEFQVPWLGERRLTAHDGSLVRALLRDWSSGDWPEPEVARRYAEAMRVPHVAHSALEYHRWLGRSTVRPDGVRFGQRLRRLPVRVPTLVLHGARDPLVHPGAAASSAQHVEAPYRWRLIDGAGHFPHEESPQAVTDAILTWLGDAEPDR; encoded by the coding sequence ATGGCGGGCACGCCGGACGAGCGGAGCGTCCTGGTGCCCGGTCCGTGGAGGCACCGCACGGTCAGCGCCAACGGCACCCGCTTCCACCTCGCCGAGGCCGGCGACGGCCCGCTCGTCGTACTGCTCCACGGGTTCCCCGAGTTCTGGTGGACCTGGCGGCACCAGCTGCCGGCGTTCGCCGCGGCCGGGTACCGGGTCGCCGCCCCTGACCTGCGCGGCTACGGCGCCAGCGACAAGCCGCCGCGCGGGTACGACCTGCCGACGCTCGCCGACGACATGTCGGGGCTCGTCCGCGCCCTCGGCGAGGCCAACGCCGTGTTCGTCGGGCACGGCTGGGGCGGCCTGGGCGCCTGGACGGCTGCCGCGCTGCACGCCAAGGTGGTGAACCGCCTCGTCGCGGTCGCCGCGCCGCACCCGCTGCGGTTCAAGGCGGCCGTGAGCCGCGTGCCACACAGCGTCCGCGCCGTCCGGCACGAGCTGGAGTTCCAGGTGCCGTGGCTGGGCGAACGCCGGCTCACGGCGCACGACGGCAGCCTGGTCCGGGCGCTCCTGCGCGACTGGTCGAGCGGTGACTGGCCCGAGCCCGAGGTCGCGCGGCGTTACGCCGAGGCGATGCGGGTGCCGCACGTCGCGCACAGCGCCCTGGAGTACCACCGGTGGCTCGGCCGTTCGACCGTACGACCCGACGGCGTGCGCTTCGGACAGCGCCTGCGACGTCTCCCCGTCCGCGTCCCGACCCTGGTGCTGCACGGCGCCCGCGACCCGCTCGTCCACCCGGGCGCCGCCGCGTCGTCCGCCCAGCATGTCGAGGCGCCGTACCGCTGGCGGCTGATCGACGGCGCGGGCCACTTCCCCCACGAGGAGAGCCCCCAGGCGGTGACCGACGCGATCCTCACCTGGCTCGGCGACGCCGAGCCCGATCGCTGA
- a CDS encoding phage holin family protein, with the protein MTQARQSEKSLGELVAEATAQVQVLVKAEIELAKAELKNDAKQAGLGAGMFGGAAFLGYFALIFLSVASAFGIHALGITLGWSFLIVGGVYLLGAAILALLGKSRLDKMTKIARTKQTLQDDVTWAKALKDEIGSPPRRQEVGPASTRPAVGPPDH; encoded by the coding sequence ATGACGCAGGCACGGCAGAGCGAGAAGAGTCTCGGCGAGCTCGTCGCCGAGGCGACCGCTCAGGTGCAGGTCCTCGTCAAGGCGGAGATCGAGCTCGCCAAGGCGGAGCTCAAGAACGACGCCAAGCAGGCCGGTCTCGGCGCCGGGATGTTCGGCGGTGCCGCGTTCCTCGGCTACTTCGCGCTGATCTTCCTCTCCGTCGCGAGCGCATTCGGCATCCACGCGCTGGGCATCACGCTCGGCTGGTCGTTCCTCATCGTCGGCGGCGTCTACCTGCTCGGCGCGGCGATCCTCGCCCTGCTCGGCAAGTCGCGCCTCGACAAGATGACGAAGATCGCACGCACCAAGCAGACGCTGCAGGACGACGTCACCTGGGCCAAGGCGCTCAAGGACGAGATCGGCTCGCCGCCGCGGCGCCAGGAGGTGGGTCCGGCGAGCACCCGTCCCGCCGTGGGCCCGCCCGACCACTGA
- the nhaA gene encoding Na+/H+ antiporter NhaA, whose translation MFPARQSATAARHLAEALRTETVGGTIMLVATVTALVWANSPWAASYAALTSATVGPSAVHLDLTLHQWAADGLLAIFFAVAGLEVKRELVVGELRHPASAALPVISAVAGMAVPALVFLAVSAGTPGAGEGWAIPMATDIAFALAVLAVTGSRLPVALRVFLLTLAVVDDLGAIAVIAVFYTEQLNLVPLLGAAVLLAAYGLLQRYRVTAWFVYVPIAVVAWALVHESGVHATVAGVAVGLLTRVRVDPGEAESPADRLEHRLRPVSAGFAVPAFALLAAGVPLSAGMFADLAADRVALGVVAGLLVGKIVGVLGGAWLSVRLGLARLGADLNWGHLAAVSLLAGIGFTVSLLIGELAYGGTERIDLVKASVLLASFAASVLAAILLRVLTRRQRRAAA comes from the coding sequence ATGTTCCCCGCCCGCCAGTCGGCCACGGCGGCGCGCCATCTCGCCGAGGCGCTCCGCACCGAGACCGTGGGCGGCACCATCATGCTCGTCGCGACGGTCACGGCGCTGGTCTGGGCGAACTCCCCGTGGGCCGCGTCGTACGCCGCGCTCACGTCGGCGACGGTAGGCCCGAGCGCGGTCCACCTCGACCTCACCCTGCACCAGTGGGCGGCCGACGGCCTGCTGGCGATCTTCTTCGCGGTCGCGGGGCTCGAGGTGAAGCGTGAGCTGGTCGTCGGCGAGCTCCGGCATCCGGCGTCCGCTGCCCTGCCGGTCATCTCGGCCGTCGCGGGCATGGCGGTGCCCGCGCTCGTCTTCCTCGCGGTGAGCGCGGGCACGCCGGGTGCCGGCGAGGGGTGGGCGATCCCGATGGCCACCGACATCGCGTTCGCGCTGGCGGTGCTCGCCGTGACCGGCAGTCGTCTCCCCGTCGCCCTGCGGGTCTTCCTGCTCACCCTCGCGGTGGTGGACGACCTCGGCGCGATCGCCGTCATCGCGGTCTTCTACACCGAGCAGCTGAACCTCGTGCCGCTGCTCGGCGCCGCCGTCCTGCTCGCGGCGTACGGCCTGCTGCAGCGGTACCGGGTGACGGCGTGGTTCGTGTACGTGCCGATCGCCGTCGTGGCGTGGGCGCTCGTCCACGAGAGCGGCGTCCACGCGACGGTGGCCGGCGTCGCCGTCGGCCTGCTGACCCGGGTGCGTGTCGACCCTGGTGAGGCGGAATCGCCCGCGGACCGGCTCGAGCACCGGCTCCGGCCGGTCTCCGCCGGGTTCGCCGTCCCCGCGTTCGCGCTCCTGGCGGCCGGGGTGCCGCTCTCGGCGGGGATGTTCGCCGACCTCGCCGCCGACCGGGTGGCGCTGGGGGTGGTCGCCGGTCTCCTCGTGGGCAAGATCGTCGGCGTGCTCGGCGGTGCCTGGCTGTCGGTACGCCTCGGCCTCGCCCGGCTCGGCGCCGACCTGAACTGGGGGCACCTCGCCGCGGTCTCGCTGCTGGCGGGAATCGGCTTCACGGTGTCCCTGCTGATCGGCGAGCTCGCGTACGGCGGGACGGAGCGGATCGACCTGGTCAAGGCGTCGGTGCTGCTCGCCTCGTTCGCGGCCTCGGTGCTGGCGGCGATACTGCTACGGGTACTGACCCGGAGGCAAAGACGCGCGGCGGCATGA